In the Sulfurivermis fontis genome, CAGCTAAACACGCCTGAGTGTCTCCCGACTGATTCGCCAAGCGTGAAGGTGTCAAGCCAAAGAATGAAGATACTCGTGAATCCAAATACGGATCTTGCGCCATTTCGCGCAGCAAGGCCCGTTGCTGGATTGTCAAGGGCGGCGCGGCTAGAAACTGAACTACTTCCTCGCTTGCGTGGGTTTCGCCGTTCGCAGGCGCCGCGAAGACACCTATAACAAGACCGAGAAAAAAACCAATCGCCGGGGTGCTGTACGTCTTAATCGTCATAGCCACCATAGCCGGAATGCTGCTCCCACCGGAAACCATGATGTTCCCGGATGCAGCGATCGCCGCAAGCCCAATCACCGTTCAGTTTCACCACGCCGGGCCACGCCATCGCTGCGATCGGGAGCAGCGCGATGATGGACAACACGGCCAGTACGAAGTGCGCGATCAGCCAACCGTCCGGGGTGGACAGCAACGAAATGACGCCAAACACTAGGTTGAGCAGCCCGAAGGCCAGCGTCAGAAAAAAGACAATCCGTGCGTTCATGAGAAAATCCTCCTTTTCTTGTGTATTTAGCCCCCCGGCTACCCCCTGTCAAGGACTTCTCCACTACGCAAGTAAATCTTGCGAACTATAATTCGCAAGACTAGAATACCGTCCCTTAGTGGGGGTACTGCCATGTCTGAACGCCTGTCGCAAAAACTGATCGGCTACCGCGTCAAAGCCGCTCGTGAGGCGCTCGCCTGGACCCAGGATCGCCTGGCCGAGACCCTGGGGCTGAACGACCGCCAGAGCATCTCGGACATCGAGAACGGCAAACGCGCTCTGAAACCCGACGAGCTGGTCCTGTTGACCGACGTCCTGGGTCGGGAAATCGAGTTCTTCCTCGATCCGTTCTCCGTCGCCGGCGAGGCCCAGTTTTCCTGGCGCGCCTCGCCGGGCCTGGACGAGGGCAATCTGGACGGCTTCGAACACCGGGCTGGGCAATGGATCGGCCTGCTTCGCTGGCTCCGCGAAAGCGAGCAAGGTCGGGCGAACCCCCTCAAGCACAGTCTGCGCCTGACTTCCCAGTCCTCGTTCGAGGACGCGATCGCACGGGCCGAGGATCTGGTCGACGCCCTGGACCTCGGCGCAATTCCGGCCGAACGCCTGATCGAGCGGGTGGAGCAGGCCCTGGATATTCCTGTGCTCTTCGTCGATACGATCGAAACCCCGGAAGGAAACTCGATTTCGGGGGCGACCTGTCACCTGCAGGACCTCGGGGTGATTCTGGTAAATCGCAACGAGTCGGAGGCCCGGCGGTTCTATGACCTGGCGCACGAGCTGTTTCACGCGCTGACCTGGGATGCCATGAAGCCGGACCACCGCGAGTCCAATTCAGTCGAAGACCGGGCCAAGGGCAAGCGCATCGAGCAGCTCGCAAACAATTTTGCGGCCGCCCTGCTGATGCCAGGCAAGGCCCTGGAGCAACTGATCGATCGGCGGCGTATCGGTGACGTTGCGCACCTGGCGGAGGTCGCCGCGCAACTGCGCGTCGCCCCGGTATCCCTGGCATGGCGGCTGTTCAACATGAAGTGGATCGACGAGGCCGCCCGGGAAGCGCTCAAGCACGAGCACCAGCGTCCGTCCGTTGCCGGCACACCCAAGCGTTTCTCGCCAGCCTTCGTTGGTATGCTCCACAACGCGATCGACCGGGGCCGGCTCTCCGCCCGCAAGGCGGCCAAGGCCATGGGCATGAACCTGTCGCAGCTGGTCGACCTGTTCGCCGAGCACTCGCTCGCCGCGCCATTCGAGTTGTGAGAGCGCGGACGGCATGGCGAAGCCCCGGGTCTTCATAGACACGAACATCATCATTGAAGCGTTCCGCAGGGGCTGCTGGACGGCAATCTGCAACAGCTTCGTTATCGAGACGGTCGACAAGTGCGTCGAAGAGGCATTGACCGGGAATCCGGACGATCCTGGGCGCGTTCATATAGACCGGGATCTGCTGGTCGGCGGTTTGGCTGCGCGCCACGCCGTCGGGAAGCGTGAGCTTGCGACCCTCGCCCTCTCTCATCCCGAATGCCAGGGCCTCGATGACGGCGAACTGCACCTGCTCGCCTGGCTGCACGCGAACGGTCTGCTACCCGGCGCCTTGATCCTTGTTTCGACGGCCGACAAGGCGGCTATCGTGGCCACCGGCCGGCTCGGATGGCTCGACTCGCTCACGTCTCTCGAGCATCTGGCCCAGCAATCAGGGGTGACCCGTGGACAGGTTGACAGTCTGGCCCGCCATTACCGGGCGGGCTGGCTGGATGAGATCAGAGTGAAGGTCCGCCTGGGCATCATCCCTTAGGTAAGCTTCCAGGAGAAGCTAGCGATGAGCATCCTGCAAGAGATTCATAGCTGGTCGCGGCAAGCCTGCACGAAGGCCTCACGCAAGCCTCTCTCCACCCGAATACGCATCCCAGAGTCTTTGAGTGACATAATTACAAAATACCACGTGGATACACAGATGTGTATCCATTCCACATCGGCAAGCCCGAGATACCCACACGAATCTAAAGAGCCCAAATGGCTCCATTCCAAGGGAAGGGGTAGTAACGGGAAGGGGCTTATCCGAAAGGGCTGGCGCAACGCCACAGGGGCGCTGCTTCAAAGGGGGGGCGGGAGAAAAAGGACTCTCGCCTCTAAGCACGCCGGCCGAACAGCGCCGGGTTGTTGGTTTTCGGATAGTCCAGTCCGTCGCTAAAAAACATCAATTCGCCGCCATTCCGTTTCGTTTGCGCGCTGTAGCTGAGGGTGTACCGTATCTTTCGCCGCTCCTTGTACAGTTTTGCGATTTCTGGCGCATCGTCGTAAGACACGATCCAATGCGTCCGCAGTTTCTGCTGCACCAGCTGAGCAATTCTGGCGTGGTCGGCCTCTGCATAATGATTGCGGTACAGCCGTTGAGCTTTGTTGAAATACGGCGGGTCGAGGTACACCAACGACCGTTTTGGGAATTTGGCGGCTTTAATAAAATCCTCAGCATCGAGGTTCGTTAATTGGATGTGATGCTTGTGATCTTCAATTCGCTGCAACCGTTCAGCGATGCCGTCGCGATTGAACCTGGCGTCGATTAACCATTTGCCGGTCTGATCCAGACCACCAATAACGCCGCCCCCAAGTATTCCAGAACGGTTGGTCCGGTTCAGAAACAGCGTCGCAAACGCCAGAGCAAGTCGTTTCTTCCGGCCTGGCCCAAGGTAGATTTCACGCTGCTTTTGCCACTCCTCAATGGTGAGCGGCACGTTGTGAACCATTTCGATCAGCGCTTGCGTCTCATTCAGGGCACAGTGCCAAAACGCGTGAATCGCCGGATCAATGTCATTCAGCCACACTTCCTTGGCGTAGCCGGTCATCACCAGCTCTAGCGCGATGCCAGCACCCCCTGCGTAGGGCTCTACGTAAACTCCGTCACACAGGTCGTTATCGACAAACACCTGACGAACAAATGGGGCAAGTTTTCCTTTCCCGCCCGGGTACCGCAATGGGGTGTAATAGCGCATCGGTGGCCTCCGTGCCTGCGAGGATAAGACAAATCTGATTTGACGGCCACCACTTCATTTCAGATGGGCATAGAGGATATCCAGGAACGACTGGACGTTGTCCCAGGCCGTCGCCAAATCGGGACCGGTTGGGTGGAAATGGCGGTTGTGCACGTAGGCATTGAAGGTATTGAACGAGAGCGGATTGTGCGGGCTGGCGATCGCCGCCTTGATCCCTTTCAACTCGTGTTTGCTGGCCCATTTCTGCTGGTCCATGTGCGCAGCTGCTTTTTCGGCCTTCTTGGACAGGTTGTCTCCGTCGTTATATGCAACCGAATTGTGGTCCAGATAGAGCTCGATACTCAGCTCGACGAATACGCGGAAAAGTACGGACACCGCATTGCGGTAATCATTAAGTTCGAGATCCCGCAATTCGTGAAAGATTGCCCGTAGCCGCGTGTCCTTGATCGAATACTGAACGCCAGCCGGCACCAAGTACTTGCGTTGGTGCGAAGGACGGGGACCGCGCAGTTTCGATTGCACCTGGGAGGGCTGCGCAGGGGGTACCATCGGCCGGGAGTCCTTCACCTCCCGTTGTTGATTTGGCGTATGCTCCGGCGGGAAGCCATTGATGTATTCCCTTTGTTTTGCGGCATCGTAAACCTTTCCGACCGCCATCCCGTCCGCAATGTCCCGCAATACCTTGGTCAACCCCTTAAGCACTTCGGATTCGTGAAGAAATCGCCGGGGGACACCGTCGGCACTGGCAATTCCAAGGAAATCGCGGACCTCGGGATTCTTGAGAAGGCGATCAAGCGTCGATATCTTGAACCCCTTCCCAGTGACCTTGGCCTTCAGATCATCATCCAGCTTGTCCAGGATGGAATCGACGACTGCGTGGCTGAAAGCGTAACGCCCTTTCTTTCCGAGACGCTGCAGATGTCTGCTTTTCTGCATGGCGTCCCAGGGAAGGGTTCCGACGCCATCTTGAGGCCCCTGATGGCGCAGTTCGATCCACTGGTCTGCTTCTTCGACAGAATCCGCGACGACGAACTCTATCTTGCGAGGGATATTCACTTTAGCCTGACCGCGAATCGCCGCAAACTTGCGACGCAACTTGGGATCGGAGCAGCGATCCGGGTTGTCGAGCAACTTGAGGGCGGTGATCCGCCGATTCCCCTCCCACACGATGTAATCGCCTTTGGTGTTGGGATCAGGCAACGCAAGCATGCCATCCAAGGGGCTCAGACCGCGCTCGGCGATATCCGTGGCGAGATTCCGAATCTCATCGCCGAGATGCTCAAGCATCCACGCAATGCAGTCGGGCTCGGAAGGCAAGGGACCGTGCCGGTCGTTTTCCTTGTTCAACCGGAGACGGGCTAGCGGGATGTCGAGTCGCTCGTAAGGCATCAGAGTTCCTTTTCGTGTGCTTGAACGGACGCAATAATTCCACCCACAATTCGTCCGAATTATCCCTAGACCGGCCCCGGTTGCCAAGGAACCATGCGGCCCCATGCTTGGCCGCCTATTCCGTCGCGACAGTCCCCGTGTCGATGCTCCGTCCCCGGACGGGCGCTTTTCGATCGACCCACCGGAGGTCCTGCTGGCCCCCCACGCCCGCGTAATCGCCTCGATTCGTGGAATGACGGGCGTGCCGGATACGCATTGGGCCGCGTTGTACAGCCCCCTTTTCGGAGCGCTTGCCCGGTTCGTGCAGCAACTGCCGGCATCCGAGGCGCATCATCACGCCGCGCCGGGGGGCCTCCTGCGCCACGCACTGGAGGTCGCGCTCGAGGCCATGAAGCTCCGCCGCGGTGCCCTGCTGCCACCCGGCGCGTCCGCCGAAGAGCTCGCCCGCCTCCAGGACGTCTGGTCGTATGCCTGCGTCACGGCGGCTCTCCTGCACGACATCGGCAAACCGCTCGCCGACCAGCGCGTAACGCTGTTCAGTCCTGACCACGCGTCGATCGGGTTTTGGAGCCCGGTTGACGGCCCGATGCCGCCCCCGGCGCGGTACTACCGCGTCGAGTTCGTGACCAAGCGCCGTTACCGGCGGCACGAGCGGCTCGCGCCCCTGCTGGCCGGCCACATCGTCCCGGCCCAGGGCCTCCGCTGGCTCGCCGACGAACCCGAGGTGATGGACGCCTGGCTCGCGGCCCTGCAGGGCGAATACGAGGCAGCAGGCCCGCTCGGCGCCATCGTGGCCAAGGCGGATGGCCTCTCGGTCGCGCGGGACCTGTCCGGCGGCGGAAAGGTGCAGCTGCCCACCGCGCGGACAAGGCCACTGTCCGAACGTCTGATTACCGCGCTGCGGTATTTACTTGCCCGCGACGAGCTTCCCCTCAACCGCCGCGGCGCCGCCGGCTTCCTCGCCGGCGACGATTTGTGGCTGGTCTCCAAGAGGGTGCTCGACGCCCTGCGCGAGCAACTCGCGCGCGAAGGCCAGACGGGTGTTCCCTCGCGCAATGACCGCCTGATGGACGAGCTGCAACAGCACGGCCTGCTCATTCCCAACGAAGACCACGCGATATGGACCTGCGAGGTGCGCATCGGCGACTGGACGCAACGCCTCACGCTGCTGCGCATGGAGGCCTCGGCGATATGGTCAAACCCGGAACGCCGGCCGGTTCCTCTCGACGGTACCGTGATACCGGTGGCCGGAGCCCCTGAGGACGGGGCGGATGCTGACGCCGCCGGCGAAACCGCCGCGGAGCCCTGCACGGCCGCGCCGGAGACGAATCGGGCCACGCGGAATGCGCCGCAGGAGAGCGCCGGGCATCCGGCGGAACCTGGTAGCGCCCAAGGCTACGACGATCTCCCACTGCCCTACGACATCGAGGCGCCCGGAGGAGGGACGGCAATTCCATCGACTGAGCCCTCCGCGGGCAACCGACATCACGCCGGTGAGGCCTCGGTCGGAAGCACGCCGCAAGACGACGAGGACGAGGATGCAGGCAGGCGCTTCGTTGCCTGGCTCAAAGACAACATCGCCAGCGGCCGGGTGGAGATCAACACGGTCAATGCCCGCCTGCATGTCCTGCCCCAGGGCCTGGCCCTGATCTCGCCGGGCATCTTCCGCGACTTCGACTCGGTGCGCTGGGACAAGGCGCAGAAGCGCTTCCAGAAGATGAAGCTGCACCTCAAACGCCCGGACGGCACCAACATCTGGACCTGCCGCGTGGCCAAGGACCGCAAGCAGTCGCGCATCAAGGTCATGCTGATCCCCGAACCCGAAAGTGCGCTCGGTGTGAAGCTGCCCCCGCCCAACCCCGCGGTAACCCTGCTGACAGAGAACGGCGGCGAGACCGCAAAAGACTCCGAGAAAAAGGTGGGTGATGGCCAGGTTGTTTGACAACCGGCTGCGGCCGGCCGTTGAGTTTCTGCCGGCGACGGTGCTGACGGGCTTGGCCGGCACCCTGGTCACCCAACCGGACAACATCGCTCCATTGATGCCTGGCGTAGCCACGGCGACGGCCGGGCTGTTCGCGGCTGCCGCGGCGTGGCGCACCGTACAAGGAGCGCGCGTGCTCGCCTACCGATCGCGCCTGCGGCGCCTGCCACGTTATGTACTTCGCGGTGACCAGATACCTTGGTCCTCGACCAGGCTGTTCCTGGGTCGCGGTTTCCGGTGGGACCAGCGCCACAGCCAGCGCTTGGTTGAGGCCCGTAATCCGGAAGCACGCAAGTATCTGGAACCGAGCTCCGCTTACCGGTTGGTGCGAGCCCTCGAGCTGAAGTGGGAACGACAGCGGCTCCTGCGCCGCTTGTCCCGGTACACGCAGGCCGACGCATGGTGGAACCCGGTGCGGCCACTGCCGCCCGTGGGGGGTGACTCTGCACTGCATGGCGTGGGTCTTGAAGACGAAGAGGATAGCTGGCTGCCCCTCGATGAACGCCAGGGCCACTTGCTGGTAATGGGCACCACGGGTGTCGGCAAGACCCGCCTTGCAGAGCTGCTGGTGGCCCAGGACATCCGCCGCGGCGACGTGGTCATCGTTGTCGATCCGAAAGGCGATCTGGATTTGCTGCGGCGGATGTTCGCCGAGGCAAAGCGAGCCGGCAAACTCGACAAGTTCCATATCTTCCACCTGGGGTTCGCGGAAATCAGCGAGCGCTACAACCCGGTGGGCGAGTTCGCACGCATCACTGAGGTGGCAACCCGGACAACCGCACCGCTGCCGAACGAAGGTAACTCAGCCGCTTTCAAGGAATTCGCCTGGCGGTTCTCCAACGCCGTGGCCCAGGC is a window encoding:
- a CDS encoding helix-turn-helix domain-containing protein → MSERLSQKLIGYRVKAAREALAWTQDRLAETLGLNDRQSISDIENGKRALKPDELVLLTDVLGREIEFFLDPFSVAGEAQFSWRASPGLDEGNLDGFEHRAGQWIGLLRWLRESEQGRANPLKHSLRLTSQSSFEDAIARAEDLVDALDLGAIPAERLIERVEQALDIPVLFVDTIETPEGNSISGATCHLQDLGVILVNRNESEARRFYDLAHELFHALTWDAMKPDHRESNSVEDRAKGKRIEQLANNFAAALLMPGKALEQLIDRRRIGDVAHLAEVAAQLRVAPVSLAWRLFNMKWIDEAAREALKHEHQRPSVAGTPKRFSPAFVGMLHNAIDRGRLSARKAAKAMGMNLSQLVDLFAEHSLAAPFEL
- a CDS encoding DNA adenine methylase, which produces MRYYTPLRYPGGKGKLAPFVRQVFVDNDLCDGVYVEPYAGGAGIALELVMTGYAKEVWLNDIDPAIHAFWHCALNETQALIEMVHNVPLTIEEWQKQREIYLGPGRKKRLALAFATLFLNRTNRSGILGGGVIGGLDQTGKWLIDARFNRDGIAERLQRIEDHKHHIQLTNLDAEDFIKAAKFPKRSLVYLDPPYFNKAQRLYRNHYAEADHARIAQLVQQKLRTHWIVSYDDAPEIAKLYKERRKIRYTLSYSAQTKRNGGELMFFSDGLDYPKTNNPALFGRRA
- the mobH gene encoding MobH family relaxase, whose product is MLGRLFRRDSPRVDAPSPDGRFSIDPPEVLLAPHARVIASIRGMTGVPDTHWAALYSPLFGALARFVQQLPASEAHHHAAPGGLLRHALEVALEAMKLRRGALLPPGASAEELARLQDVWSYACVTAALLHDIGKPLADQRVTLFSPDHASIGFWSPVDGPMPPPARYYRVEFVTKRRYRRHERLAPLLAGHIVPAQGLRWLADEPEVMDAWLAALQGEYEAAGPLGAIVAKADGLSVARDLSGGGKVQLPTARTRPLSERLITALRYLLARDELPLNRRGAAGFLAGDDLWLVSKRVLDALREQLAREGQTGVPSRNDRLMDELQQHGLLIPNEDHAIWTCEVRIGDWTQRLTLLRMEASAIWSNPERRPVPLDGTVIPVAGAPEDGADADAAGETAAEPCTAAPETNRATRNAPQESAGHPAEPGSAQGYDDLPLPYDIEAPGGGTAIPSTEPSAGNRHHAGEASVGSTPQDDEDEDAGRRFVAWLKDNIASGRVEINTVNARLHVLPQGLALISPGIFRDFDSVRWDKAQKRFQKMKLHLKRPDGTNIWTCRVAKDRKQSRIKVMLIPEPESALGVKLPPPNPAVTLLTENGGETAKDSEKKVGDGQVV